A genomic stretch from Bordetella sp. N includes:
- a CDS encoding 4-hydroxyproline epimerase — translation MNHTFFCIDGHTCGNPVRLVTGGAPALQGATMIERRAHFERDYDWVRTALMFEPRGHDIMSGTIVYPPTRPDCDVAILFIEVSGCLAMCGHGTIGTVTFLIENGLVQPREPGVLHLDTPAGVVLAHYTMKGEYVESVRLTIVPSFLHSRDLSVDVEGLGEIRFDVAYGGNFYAIVESQPNFADLDSLAPSDIQRLSPILRRKANEKYTFIHPEQPSIHGLSHVQWTGRPHMEGASARNAVFYGDKAIDRSPCGTGTSARMAQLVARGRLAIGEPFIHESIIGTAFTGVATEAVRVGDYDGIRPSVEGWARMTGLNTIFVNDRDPLYKGFLVK, via the coding sequence ATGAACCACACGTTTTTTTGTATCGACGGCCACACTTGCGGCAATCCCGTCCGCCTGGTCACGGGCGGCGCGCCCGCCCTGCAAGGCGCCACCATGATCGAGCGCCGCGCGCATTTCGAGCGCGACTACGATTGGGTGCGCACCGCGCTGATGTTCGAGCCGCGCGGCCACGACATCATGTCCGGCACCATCGTCTATCCCCCTACCCGTCCGGATTGCGACGTGGCCATCCTGTTCATCGAGGTCAGCGGGTGCCTGGCGATGTGCGGGCACGGCACGATAGGCACCGTGACCTTTCTTATTGAGAACGGCCTGGTGCAGCCGCGCGAGCCCGGCGTCCTGCATCTGGATACGCCGGCTGGCGTGGTGCTCGCGCACTACACGATGAAGGGGGAATACGTGGAATCGGTGCGCCTGACCATCGTGCCCTCCTTCCTGCATTCGCGCGATCTGTCGGTCGACGTCGAGGGCCTGGGTGAGATCCGTTTCGACGTGGCCTACGGCGGCAATTTCTACGCCATCGTCGAAAGCCAGCCCAATTTCGCCGACCTGGACAGCCTGGCGCCGTCCGACATCCAGCGGCTGAGTCCCATCCTGCGCCGCAAGGCGAATGAGAAATACACCTTCATCCACCCTGAGCAGCCGTCCATCCATGGTCTGTCGCATGTGCAGTGGACCGGCCGGCCCCATATGGAAGGCGCGAGCGCCCGCAACGCGGTGTTCTATGGCGACAAGGCGATCGACCGGTCGCCTTGCGGCACGGGCACGTCGGCCCGCATGGCGCAACTGGTCGCGCGCGGCCGGCTGGCCATCGGCGAGCCCTTCATCCACGAAAGCATCATCGGTACCGCGTTCACCGGCGTGGCCACGGAGGCCGTGCGCGTGGGCGATTACGATGGCATCCGCCCCAGCGTGGAAGGTTGGGCGCGCATGACAGGCCTGAACACGATTTTCGTCAACGACCGCGATCCGCTTTATAAAGGCTTCCTGGTGAAATGA
- a CDS encoding MFS transporter has protein sequence MSTVSARLERIPFCKVHLKLLLMGGLGFAFEALDAGIIAFVLPVLRTQWGLSSIQVGVLASSTYVGFLIGALAAGLLGDRFGRRGVMMWALSIFCVMSIANAMTHDWHWFLVFRVLGGVGMGAEGAIIAPFLAEFVASRYRGRFTGALAGFFSFGFVAAALLGYFIVPLADDGWRWALFITAAPVLVLLWWRKALDESPRWLETQGRHQEADVIVSRFEARAERVLGKSLPAPAPAAAATMAPTEATPFHRQLMALWQRPWRGITAMTWTFWLSITFCSYAFFTWIPGLLVQQGMTITKSFSYSIAIYLAQIPGYYSAAYFNDKIGRKATIVMYMAFACAAATTLVFVKDPTGILIASIFLSFGMNGVNAGQYAYTPELYPTHMRATGMGTASSFARLGAIASPTIVGAIYPALGFAGVFGMTTLVLLTGALAVLFFGINTTGRTLEDIAASNQNLGATPLAGDRLATPR, from the coding sequence ATGTCCACGGTTTCCGCGCGCCTAGAGCGCATCCCATTCTGCAAGGTCCATCTGAAGTTGCTACTCATGGGGGGTCTGGGCTTTGCCTTTGAAGCCCTCGACGCCGGCATCATCGCTTTCGTGCTGCCGGTGCTGCGCACCCAGTGGGGCCTGAGCAGCATCCAGGTGGGCGTGCTGGCCAGCAGCACGTATGTGGGTTTCCTGATCGGCGCGTTGGCGGCGGGACTGCTGGGCGATCGCTTCGGGCGGCGCGGGGTCATGATGTGGGCGCTGTCGATCTTCTGCGTCATGTCCATCGCCAATGCCATGACGCACGATTGGCATTGGTTCCTGGTGTTCCGGGTGCTGGGAGGTGTCGGCATGGGCGCCGAGGGCGCCATCATCGCGCCGTTCCTGGCTGAGTTCGTGGCCAGCCGCTACCGGGGCCGCTTCACCGGGGCCCTGGCCGGCTTCTTCTCCTTCGGCTTCGTGGCCGCGGCCCTGCTTGGCTATTTCATCGTGCCGCTCGCGGACGACGGCTGGCGCTGGGCCCTGTTCATTACCGCCGCACCGGTGCTGGTCCTGCTGTGGTGGCGCAAGGCGCTGGACGAGTCGCCCCGCTGGCTGGAAACGCAAGGCCGTCACCAGGAAGCCGACGTCATCGTGAGCAGGTTCGAAGCCAGGGCCGAGCGCGTCCTGGGCAAGTCCCTGCCCGCCCCCGCGCCCGCCGCGGCCGCCACGATGGCGCCAACCGAAGCGACGCCTTTCCATCGCCAGCTGATGGCGCTTTGGCAGCGGCCCTGGCGCGGCATCACGGCGATGACCTGGACCTTCTGGCTTTCCATCACCTTCTGCTCGTATGCGTTCTTCACGTGGATACCCGGACTCCTGGTCCAGCAGGGGATGACCATCACGAAGAGCTTCTCCTACTCCATCGCGATCTATCTGGCGCAGATCCCCGGCTATTACTCGGCCGCGTACTTCAATGACAAGATAGGCCGCAAGGCCACAATCGTGATGTACATGGCGTTCGCCTGCGCCGCCGCCACCACGCTGGTGTTCGTCAAGGATCCGACCGGCATCCTCATCGCGTCGATCTTCCTGTCCTTCGGCATGAACGGCGTCAACGCCGGCCAATATGCCTATACGCCCGAGCTTTACCCCACCCATATGCGGGCTACCGGCATGGGCACCGCCTCGTCCTTCGCCCGCCTGGGCGCCATCGCCTCCCCGACCATCGTCGGCGCCATCTACCCTGCCCTGGGCTTCGCCGGCGTCTTCGGCATGACCACGCTGGTGCTGCTGACGGGCGCGCTGGCCGTGCTGTTCTTCGGCATCAATACCACCGGCCGCACGCTTGAGGACATCGCGGCGTCCAATCAGAACCTGGGCGCCACGCCCCTGGCAGGAGACCGCCTTGCGACACCCCGATAA
- a CDS encoding GntR family transcriptional regulator, giving the protein MLKDIQADHEQAPVALGAGGRIVRRTATDLVVDVLRNRILSGAIPPGAPLRQELLAQELGVSRIPVREALRLLSAEGLADTIAHRGAFVSMLSKEEVREFFDIRCRLEPWILREAIPNFTSEQLNYAESLRAKMDVAEPNMWGKLNWQLHETLYRPAGRPAALDIVRTLHEKSERYFRFQIVNESVRQQAHDEHQALIDLCRAGQADRAEAALVAHIELAAEQILAIVDRLLDSRPG; this is encoded by the coding sequence GTGCTGAAGGACATCCAGGCAGATCATGAACAAGCGCCCGTAGCTTTGGGCGCAGGCGGCAGAATCGTCAGGCGTACGGCAACAGACCTGGTCGTGGATGTCCTGCGCAACCGCATTTTGTCCGGGGCTATCCCGCCTGGCGCGCCGCTAAGGCAGGAGCTGCTGGCGCAGGAGCTTGGTGTCAGCCGCATTCCGGTTAGGGAGGCATTGCGGCTGCTGAGCGCGGAAGGGCTGGCGGACACCATCGCCCACCGGGGCGCCTTCGTGTCCATGCTGTCGAAGGAGGAGGTGCGCGAATTCTTCGACATACGCTGCCGCCTGGAACCGTGGATCCTGCGTGAGGCGATCCCGAATTTCACTTCTGAACAACTGAACTACGCCGAGTCGCTGCGCGCCAAGATGGACGTGGCCGAACCGAATATGTGGGGCAAGTTGAACTGGCAGCTGCACGAGACCCTGTACCGGCCTGCGGGACGTCCCGCCGCGCTGGATATCGTGCGCACCCTGCATGAGAAATCGGAACGTTATTTCCGCTTCCAGATCGTCAATGAGTCTGTGCGGCAGCAGGCGCATGACGAACACCAGGCCCTGATCGACCTGTGCCGCGCCGGGCAGGCCGACCGCGCCGAAGCCGCGCTGGTCGCGCACATCGAACTGGCCGCTGAACAGATTCTTGCCATCGTCGACCGTTTGCTGGATAGCCGGCCAGGCTGA
- a CDS encoding dihydrodipicolinate synthase family protein, producing the protein MTITWQGVFPAVTTKLKADFSLDVDAIRAGLERLIENGVSGVVMMGMVGENAQLSPEEKLTVLRTAKDTVKGRVPVISGLAETSTEKAIAYAKEAEKIGVDGLMVFPALTYKSDDRETIAFYKTVARASKLEILLYNNPRGYGIDLTPDVVAELMSEPTITAIKEESYDTTRVTDLITRFGGRLNVVCGVDDLILESAALGAKAWVSGMANALPKASVDLLNMAVAGNFAEARKLYGVLTPLFHLDTVVKLVQHIKLAENIVSGSAETVKPPRLDLAGAEREKTLSIIHKTLADLKTLGY; encoded by the coding sequence ATGACGATTACCTGGCAAGGCGTTTTCCCCGCCGTTACGACCAAGCTCAAAGCCGATTTCTCCCTGGACGTGGACGCCATCCGCGCCGGCCTTGAAAGACTGATCGAAAACGGCGTCAGCGGCGTCGTGATGATGGGCATGGTCGGCGAAAACGCCCAGCTTTCCCCCGAGGAAAAGCTGACCGTTCTGCGCACCGCCAAGGACACGGTCAAGGGCCGCGTCCCCGTAATCTCGGGCCTGGCGGAAACCAGCACCGAAAAAGCCATCGCCTATGCCAAGGAAGCCGAAAAGATCGGCGTCGACGGACTGATGGTGTTCCCGGCGCTGACCTACAAGTCGGATGACCGCGAAACCATTGCCTTCTACAAGACCGTGGCGCGCGCGTCCAAGCTGGAAATCCTGCTTTACAACAACCCGCGCGGCTACGGCATCGACCTGACGCCGGACGTCGTGGCCGAGCTGATGTCGGAGCCGACCATCACGGCCATCAAGGAAGAGTCCTACGACACCACCCGGGTGACCGACCTGATCACGCGCTTCGGCGGCCGGCTGAATGTCGTCTGCGGGGTCGACGACCTGATCCTGGAAAGCGCGGCACTCGGCGCCAAAGCGTGGGTATCCGGCATGGCCAACGCGCTGCCCAAGGCATCGGTCGACCTGCTGAACATGGCCGTGGCCGGCAACTTCGCCGAGGCCAGGAAGCTGTATGGCGTCCTGACGCCGCTGTTCCACCTGGACACCGTGGTCAAGTTGGTCCAGCACATCAAGCTGGCCGAAAACATCGTCAGCGGCTCGGCGGAAACCGTCAAGCCGCCGCGCCTGGACCTGGCGGGCGCCGAGCGTGAGAAGACCCTGTCCATCATCCACAAGACCCTGGCCGACCTGAAGACCTTGGGCTACTGA
- a CDS encoding amidohydrolase family protein → MIILKNCRILDVNHEHDQTHYSILVAKGKIEKIVAGDLQKDGASVLDVGGKTVMPGLIDCHVHVIASVANLGLNGRLPNTLAILRAVPILQGMLERGFTTVRDAGGADYALARAIEDGTIDGPRLFTSGKALSQTGGHADFRDRYDNSDPDPCGCNRNAGAIGRIVDGVDAIRKAVREEMRGGANQIKIMASGGVASPTDPIGNFQFSVDEIKAVVEEAHSHQTYVMAHAYTAAAITRVAQLGVKTIEHGNLIDDEAAAVMARHGTYAVPTLVTYDAMSKVGKQQGLSDETLAKNENVRLQGIEALKILHRHGVKMGIGSDLLGDMQQFQTEELEIRARILGNFEVICQATATGAEILDRAGKLGVIAEGACADLLVVDGDPVQDISLLVKNQGEKIVGVMKDGTWARQPAR, encoded by the coding sequence ATGATCATCCTGAAGAACTGCAGAATCCTCGACGTCAACCATGAGCATGACCAGACGCATTATTCGATCCTGGTCGCCAAGGGCAAAATCGAAAAAATCGTCGCGGGCGACCTCCAGAAGGACGGCGCCAGCGTCCTCGATGTCGGCGGCAAGACGGTCATGCCCGGCCTGATCGACTGCCATGTCCATGTGATCGCATCGGTGGCCAACCTGGGGCTCAATGGCCGCCTGCCCAATACCCTGGCCATCCTGCGGGCGGTGCCCATCCTGCAAGGCATGCTGGAACGGGGTTTCACCACGGTGCGCGACGCCGGCGGCGCCGATTACGCGCTGGCACGCGCCATCGAAGACGGAACCATAGACGGCCCGCGGCTGTTCACCAGCGGCAAGGCCCTGTCGCAAACGGGCGGCCATGCGGACTTCCGCGACCGCTACGACAACAGCGACCCCGATCCTTGCGGTTGCAATCGCAACGCCGGCGCCATCGGGCGCATCGTCGACGGTGTCGACGCCATCCGCAAAGCCGTCCGCGAAGAGATGCGCGGCGGCGCCAACCAGATCAAGATCATGGCGTCGGGCGGCGTCGCGTCCCCCACCGACCCGATCGGCAACTTCCAGTTTTCCGTCGACGAGATCAAGGCGGTGGTGGAGGAAGCCCATTCCCATCAGACCTATGTGATGGCGCACGCCTACACCGCCGCCGCCATCACCCGGGTGGCGCAGCTGGGCGTGAAGACCATCGAACATGGCAATCTGATCGATGACGAGGCCGCCGCGGTCATGGCCAGGCATGGCACGTATGCCGTGCCCACGCTCGTCACCTACGACGCCATGAGCAAGGTGGGCAAGCAGCAGGGCCTGTCGGATGAAACGCTGGCGAAGAACGAGAACGTGCGCCTGCAGGGCATCGAGGCGCTGAAGATCCTGCACCGTCACGGCGTGAAGATGGGCATAGGCAGCGACCTGCTTGGCGACATGCAGCAGTTCCAGACCGAAGAACTGGAGATTCGCGCCAGGATCCTCGGCAACTTCGAAGTGATCTGCCAGGCCACCGCGACGGGCGCCGAGATTCTGGACCGCGCCGGCAAACTGGGCGTGATCGCCGAAGGCGCCTGCGCCGACCTGCTGGTGGTCGATGGCGATCCCGTGCAGGACATCAGCCTGCTGGTGAAGAACCAGGGGGAAAAAATCGTCGGCGTCATGAAAGACGGGACGTGGGCCCGCCAGCCCGCGCGCTGA
- a CDS encoding bestrophin family protein translates to MIVRPKTTWFRMLFVWHGSVLNRILAPLFINFLLGLLAVWASTHAARFFPHLNPVPFSLIGVALAIFVSFRNNACYGRYWEARMLWGGMKIQARDFARFVTTLTGLPKDDPQVTRAMNLMAAFVYTLKHQLRDSDPRESLAGRLDGALVEEILRRDCRPQYVLECLQAQLVAWHRQGRYGEILLESALRKLDALSVVLGSCERIRGTPLPYAYDVLLHRTTYFYCALLPFGLVGSIGMATPVISVFIAYAFLAWHAIASELEDPFGEEPNDLALAAMAVDAERALLQTVDAPNIPARVLPDEHFRLR, encoded by the coding sequence ATGATCGTTCGCCCCAAGACTACCTGGTTCCGGATGTTGTTTGTCTGGCACGGGTCGGTCCTCAATCGCATTCTGGCGCCGCTGTTCATCAATTTTCTTTTGGGTCTGCTGGCGGTTTGGGCCTCGACCCATGCCGCCCGTTTCTTCCCTCATCTGAATCCCGTGCCGTTTTCCCTGATCGGCGTGGCGCTGGCGATCTTCGTCAGTTTCCGCAATAACGCCTGTTATGGACGCTATTGGGAGGCCCGCATGTTGTGGGGTGGCATGAAGATCCAGGCGCGCGATTTCGCGCGCTTCGTCACTACGCTGACAGGCCTGCCCAAGGACGATCCCCAGGTCACGCGGGCCATGAACCTGATGGCCGCCTTCGTCTACACGCTCAAGCACCAGTTGCGCGACAGCGATCCGCGCGAAAGCCTGGCCGGCCGGCTCGACGGCGCGCTGGTGGAGGAAATCCTGCGGCGCGACTGCCGGCCGCAATACGTGCTGGAGTGCCTGCAGGCGCAGTTGGTGGCATGGCATCGGCAGGGCCGTTATGGCGAGATCCTGCTGGAGTCGGCGCTGCGCAAGCTGGACGCGCTGAGCGTGGTGCTGGGCAGCTGCGAGCGTATCCGGGGCACGCCTTTGCCTTATGCCTATGACGTGCTGCTGCATCGCACGACGTATTTCTACTGCGCGCTGCTGCCTTTCGGACTGGTGGGCAGCATAGGCATGGCGACCCCGGTAATCTCCGTGTTCATCGCCTATGCCTTCCTGGCCTGGCACGCCATCGCCAGCGAGCTGGAAGACCCCTTCGGCGAGGAACCCAACGATCTGGCCCTGGCCGCCATGGCGGTTGACGCCGAACGGGCCCTGCTGCAAACGGTCGACGCGCCGAATATTCCGGCGCGCGTATTGCCCGACGAACACTTCCGCTTACGCTGA